One window of Trifolium pratense cultivar HEN17-A07 linkage group LG5, ARS_RC_1.1, whole genome shotgun sequence genomic DNA carries:
- the LOC123883885 gene encoding F-box/LRR-repeat protein 3-like gives MAMAMSMASSSRKRMASSDIPNDCWELVVSKLLNDNEIDKVEERNHYLETLSMVSKQLLSISSTFVNTFKLISNPSSRLFHRFTNLTSLDLSTFHGGDINALLSRIPPASVSRLTSLNLSNHPTFPKLGLQSIILNNNNNNPTFRLTSLICSNIASLKFTDITFIAHSFPFLQHLDISFDGGGDDDCIKEDYNNALKLVARKLSNLLKVNLSGNVYVNDSSLLELCINCEFLQEVLILHCPLITHAGIAFAIRRRPSLNSLSISNFREDPTQIDDFTSYFIDSLATLKNLTCLDLSFSGISDVLLYSIALDHLPLRKLVLQGCYNYTYTGISYLLSKRPSLQHLDLRHAVFLDDQRFNHLCQFFGELVSINVGCCDKLTNSSFFALLTNCPMLAEIRMESTKIGIGPTPSVVDLVVYPQVKSLHLAYNSALADKHINIFGFMFPKLQLLDLSFCRHISQQHIAILLKRCNKIRHLEFACFPQAKPFSIDFDEASNLEVLNLSHSTIDDEELYEISKFFPRLLQLDLGHCYDVTDKGVGLAVENFTHLREINLRQCRKVSTNIVSSMIFSRPSLRKITAPPHFRPRDCDRKLLFRQCLVF, from the coding sequence ATGGCAATGGCAATGTCAATGGCATCATCAAGCAGAAAAAGAATGGCGTCGTCAGATATACCCAATGATTGCTGGGAGTTGGTGGTATCTAAACTCCTGAACGATAACGAGATCGATAAAGTGGAGGAGCGTAATCATTATTTAGAGACACTATCTATGGTATCAAAACAACTACTCTCAATAAGCAGCACTTTTGTGAATACCTTCAAATTAATTTCAAATCCATCATCTCGCCTCTTCCACAGGTTCACAAACCTAACCTCCCTCGATCTCTCCACTTTCCACGGCGGCGACATCAACGCACTTCTCTCCCGAATCCCTCCCGCTTCTGTTTCCCGACTCACATCCCTTAACCTCTCTAACCACCCGACCTTCCCCAAATTAGGGTTACAATCTATTATTctcaataataacaacaacaaccctaCATTCAGATTGACCTCTCTCATCTGTTCAAATATTGCTTCTCTCAAATTTACTGATATAACCTTCATTGCACATTCCTTTCCGTTTCTCCAACATTTGGATATCAGTTTCGACGGAGGAGGAGACGACGACTGCATCAAGGAGGATTATAACAATGCTCTAAAGCTTGTTGCCAGAAAGCTTTCGAATCTCCTCAAAGTTAATCTCTCAGGTAATGTCTACGTTAATGATTCGTCGTTACTTGAACTATGTATCAACTGTGAGTTTCTACAAGAGGTGCTTATATTGCATTGCCCTTTGATAACACATGCTGGTATTGCTTTTGCAATACGCCGCAGACCTAGTTTGAATTCGCTTTCTATTAGTAACTTTAGGGAGGATCCAACACAAATTGATGACTTTACATCCTATTTCATTGATTCATTGGCCACTTTGAAGAACTTAACTTGTCTTGATTTGTCTTTTTCGGGTATCTCTGATGTGTTGCTTTACTCTATAGCACTTGATCATCTTCCTTTGAGGAAACTTGTTCTCCAAGGTTGCTATAATTATACTTACACTGGTATCTCTTATCTCTTGTCCAAGCGTCCGTCTCTGCAACATCTAGATCTTCGACACGCAGTGTTTTTGGATGACCAGCGTTTCAACCACCTCTGCCAATTTTTTGGTGAATTGGTGTCTATTAATGTCGGTTGCTGTGACAAGCTCACCAATTCATCCTTCTTTGCACTCCTTACCAACTGTCCTATGCTCGCCGAGATCAGAATGGAGTCCACAAAAATTGGAATTGGTCCAACACCGTCCGTGGTGGATTTGGTTGTATACCCTCAAGTCAAGTCTCTCCATTTGGCTTACAATTCAGCTTTGGCAGACAAACACATCAACATCTTTGGTTTCATGTTTCCTAAATTGCAACTTCTTGATTTGAGCTTTTGCCGTCACATATCTCAACAACATATTGCTATACTATTAAAGAGATGTAATAAGATCAGGCATTTGGAATTTGCCTGTTTCCCACAAGCTAAGCCATTTTCCATCGACTTTGATGAAGCTTCCAACCTGGAGGTGCTGAACTTGTCGCACTCAACAATTGACGATGAAGAACTGTATGAAATCTCAAAGTTTTTCCCTCGCCTTCTGCAACTCGACCTGGGACATTGTTATGATGTCACGGACAAGGGAGTGGGGCTAGCCGTAGAAAACTTCACACACCTCAGAGAGATTAATTTGCGACAATGTCGTAAAGTGTCTACTAATATCGTTTCCTCAATGATATTTTCCAGGCCGTCATTGAGAAAAATAACGGCTCCGCCTCATTTTCGCCCCCGTGACTGTGATAGGAAACTCCTCTTTCGCCAATGTCTAGTTTTCTAG
- the LOC123886636 gene encoding senescence associated gene 20-like: MVEMQNNSIVELLYKALLGQGTMEMVSKLLASDLEYWFHGPPQCQHMMKVLTGETDHKKGFKFEPRSVTSIHDCVITEGWEGQDYWVHVWTLKNGLITQFREYFNTWLVVRDLRPSRWKDHKQDSMILWKSQPRDLQSFPGIVLAI; encoded by the coding sequence ATGGTTGAAATGCAAAACAATTCTATAGTTGAACTGCTCTACAAAGCACTTTTGGGTCAAGGAACAATGGAAATGGTTTCCAAATTACTAGCAAGTGATCTTGAGTATTGGTTTCATGGTCCACCACAATGTCAACATATGATGAAGGTGCTAACAGGGGAAACAGATCACAAAAAAGGGTTTAAATTTGAGCCAAGAAGTGTCACTTCAATTCATGATTGTGTGATAACTGAAGGGTGGGAAGGACAAGATTATTGGGTTCATGTTTGGACATTGAAAAATGGATTAATCACACAATTTAGAGAGTATTTCAATACATGGCTtgtggtgagagatttgaggCCATCGAGGTGGAAAGATCATAAGCAAGATAGTATGATATTGTGGAAGAGTCAACCTCGTGATCTACAATCATTTCCTGGAATTGTGTTAGCTATttag
- the LOC123883888 gene encoding F-box/LRR-repeat protein At3g26922-like — protein MAGKISSTDVHKIQRHNVDDMISDLPEGVLLHILSLLPTEDVVRTSVLATKWRHLWTYLSVFDFKIPYPLYNKSKDQNQNSVNCLLDLVGRLLRKSNCVERLSIDIFVIAVDGDKVSSLISSASKHKLQYLKLSLGVPIPNDKFALPHCFSAFESLNELCLGLRFTLCIPSDICFPSLKKLVVSDVEFANEESVQQLFSGCPVLQELTLYNCYWENIEQINIAISTLRKLTIYFDPCCVDDEDDYMTVMIDAVNLLSLSCTCHAAIRFIPVNLTSIVDAHVHLEDDSQLVPVLYVAHCIFELLSGLNNVKSLDITNDTLECLIDRTEVDLNLLPTFHNLTHLYVYNFTDESTATSGVLPDILRKTPKLEFLYIPTVVREYLDGEDSLLNSLPCCLKSSLKRLCILYFSGDEDEIEFVRLFLKNAPFLGEIQLFCVRSLLANVEKVADIQDQLQSVRPGACVIKFLNGSAQRQYNLLAKFR, from the exons ATGGCTGGTAAAATCTCATCAACAGATGTGCATAAAATCCAAAGACATAATGTGGATGATATGATTAGCGACTTACCCGAGGGCGTTCTTCTTCATATTCTTTCTTTACTCCCTACCGAAGATGTTGTAAGAACTTCCGTATTAGCAACAAAATGGAGACACTTGTGGACCTACTTATCCgtctttgattttaaaattccaTATCCTCTATATAATAAGTCAAAAGACCAAAATCAGAATTCAGTAAATTGTCTCTTAGATCTAGTTGGAAGACTACTGCGAAAATCTAATTGTGTAGAAAGGCTctccattgacatatttgtaATTGCTGTTGATGGAGATAAAGTtagttctttaatatcttctgCTTCGAAGCACAAACTACAATATCTTAAACTTTCACTAGGTGTTCCAATTCCAAATGATAAGTTTGCGTTACCCCATTGTTTCTCGGCATTTGAGTCATTGAATGAACTTTGTTTAGGACTCAGGTTCACTCTTTGTATTCCTAGTGATATTTGTTTCCCTAGTCTGAAGAAATTAGTAGTTTCAGATGTTGAATTTGCAAATGAGGAGTCGGTTCAACAACTTTTCTCTGGGTGCCCTGTCTTACAAGAGTTGACCTTGTACAATTGTTATTGGGAGAATATAGAGCAGATCAATATTGCAATTTCCACATTAAGGAAGTTGACCATCTATTTCGACCCTTGTTGTGTAGATGATGAGGATGATTATATGACAGTCATGATTGATGCTGTGAATCTTTTATCTTTAAGTTGCACATGCCATGCAGCAATACGATTTATCCCTGTTAACTTGACCTCCATAGTTGATGCGCATGTTCATCTTGAGGATGACAGTCAACTTGTACCTGTACTATATGTTGCTCATTGTATATTTGAGCTATTGAGTGGACTTAATAATGTCAAATCTCTCGATATAACAAATGATACTCTTGAG TGTCTTATTGACCGTACAGAGGTTGACCTCAATCTCCTTCCCACATTTCACAATTTAACACATCTTTATGTGTATAATTTTACTGACGAGTCTACTGCTACTAGTGGAGTATTACCTGATATTCTCCGAAAGACTCCTAAACTGGAATTTCTTTATATTCCTACTGTG GTACGTGAATACTTGGATGGTGAAGATTCGTTATTGAACTCATTGCCTTGCTGCTTAAAATCCTCTCTCAAACGATtatgcattttatatttttctggAGATGAAGATGAAATTGAGTTTGTTAGGCTTTTCTTAAAAAATGCCCCATTTTTAGGGGAGATCCAGTTATTCTGTGTGAGATCTTTATTAGCTAATGTGGAGAAGGTGGCTGATATCCAGGACCAGTTGCAATCTGTACGCCCAGGAGCATGTGTCATCAAATTTTT GAATGGCTCAGCACAAAGACAGTACAATCTCCTGGCCAAATTTAGATAA